In bacterium YEK0313, one genomic interval encodes:
- the lptB_28 gene encoding Lipopolysaccharide export system ATP-binding protein LptB, translating to MTDALLRLDAVSKSFGGLAAVSDVSFAVRPGEIFSVIGPNGAGKTTLFNLISGVLPVTSGRITMAGRDLAGVRPWNFVTLGIGRTFQNLALFKHGTVVENILVGRHRLMKTSVLDAVFHYGRCRREEIAARQRVEEIIEFLEIEAIRDKVVGTLSYGQQKRVELGRALASEPKILLLDEIVAGMNQEETEDIARFILDIRDELGIAILLIEHDMHLVMDISDRIHVLNFGRSVTEGVPAEIQRHAGVAEAYLGSGRAFHAGPAAAERLAG from the coding sequence GTGACCGATGCCCTCCTGAGGCTCGACGCCGTGTCGAAATCCTTCGGCGGCCTCGCTGCGGTGAGCGATGTCTCCTTCGCCGTGCGGCCGGGCGAGATCTTCTCGGTGATCGGGCCGAACGGTGCCGGCAAGACGACGCTGTTCAACCTGATCTCGGGCGTGCTGCCGGTGACGAGCGGCCGGATCACCATGGCCGGCCGCGACCTTGCCGGCGTCAGGCCGTGGAATTTCGTCACGCTCGGCATCGGCCGCACGTTCCAGAACCTCGCCCTGTTCAAGCACGGCACGGTGGTGGAGAACATTCTCGTCGGCCGTCATCGTCTGATGAAGACCTCGGTGCTGGACGCGGTGTTCCATTACGGCCGCTGCCGCCGGGAGGAGATCGCCGCGCGCCAGCGCGTCGAGGAGATCATCGAGTTCCTCGAGATCGAGGCGATCCGCGACAAGGTGGTGGGCACGCTCTCCTATGGCCAGCAGAAGCGCGTCGAGCTCGGCCGCGCGCTCGCCTCCGAGCCGAAGATCCTGCTGCTCGACGAGATCGTCGCCGGCATGAACCAGGAGGAGACCGAGGACATTGCCCGCTTCATCCTCGACATCCGTGACGAGCTCGGCATCGCCATCCTCTTGATCGAGCACGACATGCATCTCGTCATGGATATTTCCGACCGGATCCACGTCCTGAATTTCGGCCGCAGCGTGACCGAGGGCGTGCCGGCCGAGATCCAGCGCCATGCCGGCGTCGCGGAGGCCTATCTCGGCTCGGGCAGGGCCTTCCACGCCGGACCGGCCGCAGCGGAAAGGCTTGCAGGATGA
- a CDS encoding Long-chain-fatty-acid--CoA ligase FadD15 → MTTISTDGAERLVTAARAALPADHDPFLPAHLRAGNTTLPRLLRRHAKAQGTTLALREKEHGVWKRYDWAHYDRQARRFALALMSFGLKRGDRIAIASENSPEWYYADLGAEMLGVIPVGIYPTNPWPELQYIVGHCGAKLVVCGDQEQTDKVIDAKANGPGLAEVGLIVTVDMKGLRGYPGESLVAWDAFLARGDAYLAAQPQAALELDRAIEATDPDDVCLMVYTSGTTGPPKGAMLSHRNIIYSTYNYAAAVGMTGRRYEAVGYLPLCHAAERCYSMAMQLVLGGVVNFAESIDTVAANVREIAPTFFIGVPRIWEKLKENFEFRLSESGRLQRWIARCVLAAGRRLDDRRQQGELSAVERLQALACHLLLFRNIQRHVGLDRSRHRLCAGASVSPETLRFFSVVGLPVAQGYGMTESSGCLFIQTGAHHALGGCGLPIADAGYRVADDGEVLLSGPGVFRGYFRDEKATAATMDGAWLKTGDIVRILDNGELSVVDRKKAIIITSGGKNIAPSEIENAMKDSPFIKEVIVVGDGRKFLAALIQIDFDNVGRWASENGLAYTTYRSLARLPAVRDLVQGIVDGVNARFARVENIRKFIILEKELDHDDGELTATQKVRRAIIDAKFAAELEQIYGPAGGAS, encoded by the coding sequence ATGACGACCATCTCGACCGATGGCGCCGAGCGGCTCGTCACCGCCGCCCGCGCCGCCTTGCCGGCCGATCACGATCCGTTCCTGCCGGCCCATCTGCGCGCCGGCAACACGACCCTGCCGCGCCTCCTGCGCCGCCATGCGAAGGCGCAAGGCACGACGCTCGCCCTGCGTGAGAAGGAGCACGGCGTCTGGAAACGCTACGACTGGGCGCATTATGACCGGCAGGCGCGGCGCTTCGCGCTGGCGCTGATGTCGTTCGGCCTGAAACGCGGCGACCGCATCGCCATCGCCTCCGAGAACAGCCCGGAATGGTATTATGCCGATCTCGGCGCGGAGATGCTGGGCGTCATTCCGGTCGGCATCTATCCGACCAATCCCTGGCCCGAGCTGCAATATATCGTCGGCCATTGCGGGGCGAAGCTCGTCGTCTGCGGCGATCAGGAGCAGACCGACAAGGTGATCGACGCCAAGGCCAACGGGCCGGGCCTGGCCGAGGTCGGGCTGATCGTCACGGTCGACATGAAGGGCCTGCGCGGCTATCCCGGCGAGAGCCTTGTCGCCTGGGACGCTTTCCTCGCGCGCGGCGACGCCTATCTCGCCGCGCAGCCGCAGGCGGCCCTGGAGCTCGACCGGGCGATCGAGGCGACCGATCCCGACGATGTCTGCCTGATGGTCTATACGTCGGGCACGACGGGGCCGCCCAAGGGCGCGATGCTCAGCCATCGCAACATCATCTATTCCACCTACAACTACGCGGCGGCCGTCGGCATGACGGGCCGGCGCTACGAGGCGGTCGGCTACCTACCGCTCTGCCACGCGGCCGAGCGCTGCTATTCCATGGCCATGCAGCTCGTGCTCGGCGGCGTCGTGAACTTTGCCGAGAGCATCGACACGGTCGCCGCCAATGTCCGCGAGATCGCGCCGACCTTCTTCATCGGCGTGCCGCGCATCTGGGAGAAGCTGAAGGAGAATTTCGAGTTCCGCCTCAGCGAGAGCGGCCGGCTGCAGCGCTGGATCGCACGGTGCGTGCTCGCTGCCGGCCGCCGCCTCGACGATCGGCGCCAGCAGGGCGAGCTCTCGGCCGTCGAACGGCTCCAGGCGCTCGCCTGCCACCTCCTCCTGTTCCGCAACATCCAGCGCCATGTCGGGCTCGACCGCAGCCGGCACCGGCTCTGCGCCGGCGCATCGGTCTCGCCGGAGACGCTGCGCTTCTTCTCGGTCGTCGGCCTGCCGGTCGCGCAGGGCTACGGCATGACGGAATCCTCCGGCTGCCTGTTCATCCAGACGGGCGCCCATCATGCGCTCGGCGGCTGCGGCCTGCCGATCGCCGATGCCGGCTATCGGGTCGCCGACGACGGCGAGGTGCTGCTGTCGGGGCCGGGCGTCTTCCGCGGCTATTTCCGCGACGAGAAGGCGACCGCGGCGACGATGGACGGCGCCTGGCTGAAGACCGGCGACATCGTCCGCATCCTCGACAATGGCGAGCTCTCGGTGGTCGACCGCAAGAAGGCCATCATCATCACCAGCGGCGGCAAGAACATCGCGCCCTCGGAGATCGAGAACGCGATGAAGGACAGCCCCTTCATCAAGGAGGTCATCGTCGTCGGCGACGGCCGCAAGTTCCTGGCGGCGCTGATCCAGATCGATTTCGACAATGTCGGCCGCTGGGCGAGCGAGAACGGCCTCGCCTATACGACCTACAGGTCGCTCGCCCGGCTGCCGGCGGTGCGCGACCTCGTCCAGGGCATCGTCGACGGCGTCAACGCGCGGTTCGCGCGGGTCGAGAACATCAGGAAGTTCATCATCCTGGAGAAGGAGCTCGATCACGACGACGGCGAGCTGACGGCGACCCAGAAGGTCCGGCGCGCGATCATCGACGCCAAGTTCGCGGCCGAGCTCGAACAGATCTACGGCCCGGCGGGAGGCGCATCATGA
- the antB gene encoding Anthranilate 1,2-dioxygenase small subunit — MVADADKTELMHEVTQFIHREARLQDAHEYDDWEALWTDDAVYWVPANGEDIDPEREMSIIYDNRSRIALRIKQLHTGKRHSQTPRSRLARVVSNIELLDSGAAEIRVAANAMVFESNMRGETLWATRNEYTLRRIDGALRMARKKVVLVNNDKALFTLSFLI; from the coding sequence ATGGTCGCAGACGCCGACAAGACCGAGCTGATGCACGAGGTCACCCAGTTCATCCATCGCGAGGCCCGCCTGCAGGACGCCCACGAATATGACGACTGGGAGGCCCTGTGGACCGACGACGCGGTCTACTGGGTGCCGGCCAATGGCGAGGACATCGATCCCGAGCGCGAAATGTCGATCATCTACGACAACCGGTCGCGCATCGCGCTCAGGATCAAGCAGCTGCATACCGGCAAGCGCCATTCGCAGACGCCACGCTCGCGGCTCGCCCGCGTCGTCTCGAACATCGAGCTGCTGGACAGCGGGGCGGCGGAGATCCGGGTCGCCGCCAATGCCATGGTGTTCGAATCCAACATGCGCGGCGAGACGCTGTGGGCGACCCGCAACGAATATACGCTGCGCCGGATCGACGGCGCCCTGCGGATGGCGCGCAAGAAGGTGGTCCTGGTCAACAACGACAAGGCCCTGTTCACCCTGTCCTTCCTGATCTGA
- the livH_41 gene encoding High-affinity branched-chain amino acid transport system permease protein LivH gives MTYLTELLASGLAIGAIYGLVAMGFAVIYKSTGLVNFAQGEIAMVVAYVAWTISTVVSGNPLVVAVGAILFACLFGLAIERLVIRPMIGEPVFSTIMVTIAVAVILRSSIVFIWDAVPHGLDIGVGKEIVEVAGARMRSAQLAVLAVLIAVMAGFWLFFRHSRFGVAMRAVASDDRTAMLMGVSAARVQAVAWAAASVLAGMAGVFFALIYELSPSMFALGLKAFPATILGGLDAVIGSAFGGLIIGAVENLAGGYLKPAVKEIAGFVIIVVILMIRPFGLFGEKRIERL, from the coding sequence ATGACCTATCTGACCGAGCTCCTGGCCTCGGGCCTGGCCATCGGCGCGATCTACGGCCTCGTCGCGATGGGCTTTGCGGTCATCTACAAGTCGACCGGCCTCGTCAATTTCGCCCAGGGCGAGATCGCCATGGTCGTCGCCTATGTCGCCTGGACCATTTCGACCGTGGTCTCCGGCAATCCCTTGGTCGTCGCCGTCGGCGCCATCCTGTTCGCCTGCCTGTTCGGCCTTGCCATCGAGCGGCTGGTGATCCGGCCGATGATCGGCGAGCCGGTCTTCTCCACCATCATGGTGACGATCGCGGTTGCGGTGATCCTGCGCTCCAGCATCGTGTTCATCTGGGACGCCGTGCCGCACGGGCTCGACATCGGCGTCGGCAAGGAGATCGTCGAGGTTGCGGGCGCGCGCATGCGCTCGGCCCAACTCGCGGTCCTGGCCGTGCTGATCGCCGTCATGGCCGGCTTCTGGCTGTTCTTCCGCCATTCGCGTTTTGGCGTCGCCATGCGTGCGGTCGCAAGCGATGATCGCACGGCCATGCTCATGGGCGTCAGCGCCGCCCGGGTGCAGGCGGTCGCCTGGGCTGCGGCCTCGGTCCTCGCCGGCATGGCCGGCGTGTTCTTCGCGCTCATCTACGAGCTCTCGCCCAGCATGTTCGCGCTTGGCCTGAAGGCCTTTCCGGCGACCATCCTCGGCGGCCTCGACGCGGTCATCGGCTCGGCCTTTGGCGGCCTGATCATCGGCGCGGTCGAGAACCTTGCCGGCGGCTACCTGAAGCCGGCCGTCAAGGAGATCGCCGGCTTCGTCATCATCGTCGTCATCCTGATGATCCGTCCCTTCGGACTGTTCGGCGAGAAGAGGATCGAGAGGCTCTGA
- the livF_37 gene encoding High-affinity branched-chain amino acid transport ATP-binding protein LivF, whose product MIADGQTGAGQAASGAPGALLEITNLQVVYDGAIEAVRDVSLKVPSGAVVALLGSNGAGKSTILKAISGLLDVEDGEIEKGTLSFAGRPLHRLGPEDIVRAGLVQVPEGRRLFANLTVDENLTMGGYLQSVAAVRARRDQVFDLFPRVAEKRGEIAGYLSGGEQQMVAVGRALMADPKLLALDEPSLGLAPLIIDKIYEIIVRLRAEMGMTILLVEQSAAHALAVADYGYILQNGRVVLDGAADRLAGNAEVQEFYLGFAGGGARRSFREVKHYKRRKRWLS is encoded by the coding sequence ATGATCGCGGACGGACAGACCGGGGCCGGGCAGGCGGCAAGCGGGGCGCCTGGCGCGCTGCTGGAGATCACCAATCTCCAGGTCGTCTATGACGGCGCCATCGAGGCGGTGCGCGACGTCTCGCTGAAGGTGCCGAGCGGCGCGGTCGTCGCGCTGCTCGGCTCGAACGGCGCCGGCAAGTCGACCATCCTGAAGGCCATTTCCGGCCTGCTCGATGTCGAGGACGGCGAGATCGAGAAGGGCACGCTGAGCTTCGCAGGCCGCCCGCTCCATCGGCTCGGGCCTGAGGACATCGTGCGCGCCGGGCTCGTCCAGGTGCCGGAGGGCCGCCGGCTGTTCGCCAATCTGACGGTGGACGAAAACCTGACCATGGGCGGCTACCTGCAATCCGTCGCGGCGGTCCGGGCGCGGCGCGACCAGGTGTTCGATCTGTTTCCGCGTGTCGCCGAAAAGCGCGGCGAGATCGCCGGCTATCTCTCCGGCGGCGAGCAGCAGATGGTGGCGGTCGGGCGCGCGCTGATGGCGGATCCCAAGCTGCTCGCGCTCGACGAGCCCTCACTCGGCCTCGCGCCGCTCATCATCGACAAGATCTACGAGATCATCGTGCGGCTCCGCGCGGAGATGGGCATGACCATCCTGCTGGTCGAGCAGAGCGCCGCCCATGCGCTCGCCGTCGCCGATTATGGCTACATCCTGCAGAACGGCCGGGTCGTGCTGGACGGTGCGGCCGACCGGCTGGCCGGCAATGCCGAGGTGCAGGAATTCTATCTCGGCTTCGCCGGCGGCGGCGCGCGCCGGAGCTTTCGCGAGGTGAAGCACTACAAGCGACGCAAGAGGTGGCTGTCGTGA
- the pao_2 gene encoding Pseudooxynicotine oxidase — MQAVTSFDAVVIGAGAGGCCAAARLAHAGLRTLLVEARDVLGGRASTEIIDGHKVNVGAIALEFDGVFEETFRTVGADLPIRMPKPANAFYLDRKVVDVGKGGWGLLLGGLTKQAARILDQFAQARTGSLPDGRLSTKDWLSGYTKNETVHAIFRNLCAAIFACNADELPARAFLTYFTAKGAFKKFGFHPDGTIGAWKALAGAVERNGEVWLDAPVERIEVADGAARAVVIRRDGESLRIPASIVISNAGPKATVALAGEAAFPADYLRRVREDLKPAANIVFNFASREPLIAAPGIVTFGKTRRLCNLANLTATCPEIAPSGWHQYVAYAVPVPALGDFDAEAETALAHQDLRDQFPGFDDKVKMLSVRVMRDDWPAQRSCAGYDLPRETGIEGLWCVGDAVKDYGNGGTQACAETAKLVVDAIIARRGRP; from the coding sequence GTGCAGGCAGTGACTTCATTCGACGCGGTGGTGATCGGAGCCGGCGCCGGCGGCTGCTGCGCCGCCGCGCGCCTGGCCCATGCGGGCCTGCGCACGCTCTTGGTCGAGGCCCGCGACGTGCTCGGCGGACGCGCCTCGACCGAGATCATCGACGGCCACAAGGTCAATGTCGGCGCCATCGCGCTGGAGTTCGACGGCGTCTTCGAGGAGACCTTCCGCACTGTCGGCGCCGACCTGCCGATCCGCATGCCGAAACCCGCCAACGCCTTCTATCTCGACCGCAAGGTGGTCGATGTCGGCAAGGGCGGCTGGGGGCTCCTGCTCGGCGGGCTGACCAAGCAGGCCGCGCGCATCCTCGATCAGTTCGCCCAGGCGCGCACCGGCAGCCTGCCGGACGGGCGCCTGTCGACCAAGGACTGGCTGTCCGGCTACACGAAGAACGAGACGGTCCACGCGATCTTCCGCAACCTCTGCGCGGCGATCTTCGCCTGCAATGCCGACGAGCTGCCGGCCCGGGCCTTCCTGACCTATTTCACCGCCAAGGGCGCGTTCAAGAAGTTCGGCTTTCATCCCGACGGCACGATCGGCGCCTGGAAGGCGCTGGCCGGGGCGGTCGAGCGCAATGGCGAGGTCTGGCTCGATGCGCCGGTCGAGCGGATCGAGGTCGCCGACGGCGCGGCCCGGGCCGTCGTCATTCGCCGCGACGGCGAAAGCCTGCGCATTCCGGCGTCGATCGTGATCAGCAATGCCGGTCCCAAGGCGACGGTCGCGCTCGCCGGCGAGGCCGCCTTCCCGGCGGACTATCTGCGCCGGGTGCGCGAGGATCTGAAACCCGCCGCCAACATCGTGTTCAACTTCGCCTCGCGCGAACCGCTCATCGCCGCGCCCGGCATCGTCACCTTCGGCAAGACGCGCCGCCTGTGCAACCTCGCCAACCTGACGGCGACCTGCCCGGAGATCGCGCCATCGGGCTGGCACCAATATGTCGCCTATGCCGTGCCCGTGCCCGCGCTCGGCGATTTCGACGCGGAAGCCGAGACGGCGCTTGCCCATCAGGACCTGCGCGACCAGTTCCCCGGCTTCGACGACAAGGTGAAGATGCTCTCCGTCAGGGTGATGCGCGACGACTGGCCGGCGCAGCGTTCGTGCGCCGGCTACGACCTGCCGCGGGAGACCGGCATCGAGGGCCTGTGGTGCGTCGGCGATGCGGTGAAGGACTATGGCAATGGCGGCACCCAGGCCTGTGCCGAGACCGCCAAGCTCGTCGTCGACGCCATTATCGCGCGGCGCGGGCGGCCATGA
- the ywrO_2 gene encoding General stress protein 14: MKILLVYAHMEERSFNAAMRAVALERLQASGHEVQLSDLHAMNFDPVPRAGDFAAPSDPSYIRYDIEQRHAVATGGLSADIRDELDKLLWCDCLILQFPLFWFSLPAILKGWIDRVFVNGVVYGGGKWYDRGGRRRRRAMLAFSTGCFPSMCGADGINGDMDIILWPIQNGVLRFAGMQVLPPFIAWSVAYRDAAGRHQVLEDYGRHLDGLETATPLAFHHRDDFGADWRLKPGIAPKAVGQAGANRDR, from the coding sequence ATGAAGATCCTGCTGGTCTACGCGCATATGGAAGAGCGCTCGTTCAACGCGGCGATGCGGGCGGTTGCGCTGGAGCGGCTGCAGGCGAGCGGCCACGAGGTCCAGCTGTCGGACCTGCATGCGATGAATTTCGATCCGGTGCCGCGCGCCGGCGACTTCGCCGCGCCCAGCGATCCCAGCTATATCCGCTACGACATCGAGCAGCGCCATGCGGTGGCGACCGGCGGCCTCAGCGCCGACATCAGGGACGAGCTCGACAAGCTCCTCTGGTGCGACTGCCTGATCCTGCAGTTCCCGCTGTTCTGGTTCTCGCTGCCGGCGATCCTGAAGGGCTGGATCGACCGTGTCTTCGTCAACGGCGTCGTCTATGGCGGCGGTAAATGGTACGACCGCGGCGGGCGCCGCCGCCGGCGCGCCATGCTCGCCTTTTCGACCGGCTGCTTTCCCTCCATGTGTGGCGCCGATGGCATCAACGGCGACATGGACATCATTCTCTGGCCGATCCAGAACGGCGTGCTGCGCTTTGCCGGCATGCAGGTCCTGCCGCCCTTCATCGCCTGGTCGGTGGCCTATCGCGATGCGGCCGGCCGACACCAGGTGCTGGAGGATTATGGCCGCCATCTCGACGGGCTCGAAACGGCGACGCCGCTCGCCTTTCACCACCGCGACGATTTCGGCGCCGACTGGCGCCTGAAGCCGGGAATCGCGCCGAAGGCGGTCGGCCAGGCCGGCGCGAACAGGGACCGGTGA
- the kstR2_10 gene encoding HTH-type transcriptional repressor KstR2, with translation MARTQSEKYPEIRDNILKQAARLFAQKGYAGTTIIDLAEACESSRGALYHYFESKEDILLHILEDHISELAAKLEEAVNAHQDPLEQCRAVIDVMVLVNADSQNEQVILLNHLGELNEEQQRSIVAKQRKLTSYFSDILIRIDSHNRLTPRNKMAYTMMLFGIINYTFTWYDPKGPVSPADYSKMTADLFIRGFTGA, from the coding sequence ATGGCGCGCACCCAGTCGGAAAAATATCCGGAGATCCGCGACAACATTCTCAAGCAGGCGGCCCGCCTGTTCGCGCAGAAGGGTTATGCCGGCACGACCATCATCGACCTTGCCGAGGCCTGCGAATCCTCGCGCGGCGCGCTCTACCATTATTTCGAATCGAAGGAGGATATCCTTCTTCATATTCTCGAGGACCACATCAGTGAGCTCGCCGCCAAGCTCGAGGAAGCGGTCAATGCCCACCAGGATCCGCTGGAACAGTGCCGGGCGGTGATCGACGTCATGGTGCTGGTCAATGCCGACTCGCAGAACGAGCAGGTCATCCTGCTCAACCACCTCGGCGAGCTGAACGAGGAGCAGCAGCGCTCGATCGTCGCCAAGCAGCGCAAGCTGACCAGCTATTTTTCCGACATCCTGATCCGCATCGACAGCCACAACCGGCTGACCCCGCGCAACAAGATGGCCTATACGATGATGCTGTTCGGCATCATCAACTACACCTTCACCTGGTACGACCCGAAGGGTCCGGTCTCGCCCGCCGACTATTCGAAAATGACCGCGGATCTCTTCATCCGCGGTTTCACCGGCGCCTGA
- the fcbB2_2 gene encoding 4-chlorobenzoyl coenzyme A dehalogenase-2, producing MTDDMANEAPRETLIGEGPVLLDLAGGVAHLRLNRPEASNGVSIALLKALHEAVMACHGNPAIRVVVLAGEGPNFCAGGDVREFASKGEALPDFLRQATSYLQIAAAALMRLEAPVIARVQGFAAGGAGLGLVCAADLVVAADTARFMAGATRVGMAPDAGVSVTLQRLVGFRRAAEILFTNRIVGADEALAIGLVSHVVPEAELDGRTLALARELAAGAPRALAATKRLLWNGVGLGVEACLPEEARTVSELSGTADAREGLAAVIGRRPPLFTGR from the coding sequence ATGACTGACGATATGGCCAACGAGGCGCCCCGCGAAACGCTGATCGGCGAAGGGCCGGTGCTGCTCGATCTGGCCGGCGGCGTCGCGCATCTCCGGCTGAACCGGCCGGAGGCCTCCAACGGCGTCAGCATCGCCCTGCTCAAGGCGCTGCACGAGGCGGTCATGGCCTGCCACGGCAATCCGGCCATCCGCGTGGTGGTGCTGGCAGGCGAGGGACCGAATTTCTGCGCCGGCGGCGACGTGCGAGAATTCGCCTCCAAGGGCGAGGCGCTGCCCGACTTCCTGCGCCAGGCGACGAGCTATCTGCAGATCGCCGCCGCCGCTCTGATGCGCCTCGAGGCGCCGGTCATCGCCCGCGTCCAGGGTTTTGCCGCCGGCGGCGCCGGGCTCGGCCTCGTCTGCGCGGCCGATCTCGTGGTCGCCGCCGATACCGCGCGCTTCATGGCCGGCGCGACCCGCGTCGGCATGGCGCCCGACGCCGGCGTTTCCGTGACGCTGCAGCGGCTCGTCGGCTTCCGCCGCGCGGCGGAGATCCTGTTCACCAACCGGATCGTCGGCGCCGACGAGGCGCTGGCGATCGGCCTCGTCAGCCATGTCGTGCCGGAGGCCGAGCTCGACGGGCGCACCCTCGCGCTTGCCCGCGAGCTTGCCGCCGGCGCGCCGCGCGCGCTCGCCGCCACCAAGCGGCTCCTGTGGAACGGCGTCGGGCTCGGGGTCGAGGCCTGCCTGCCGGAAGAGGCGCGCACGGTCTCGGAACTCTCGGGAACCGCCGACGCGCGCGAGGGGCTCGCCGCGGTCATCGGCCGGCGTCCGCCGCTTTTCACCGGACGCTGA
- the mlhB gene encoding Monoterpene epsilon-lactone hydrolase yields MTAEATPVERVKSRIAAVFGRWSRETTMAEMRADYEAMLAAPAVEAGRPFAIGAMPAEWIIAEGADPGRAILFLHGGGYQIGSVRSHRDLMRRLSRAAGAAVLGIDYRLAPENRFPAAVDDGLAAYRWLLEQGFAPGSIALAGDSAGGGLAVAVLLKARAEGLALPAAAALFSPWTDMEASGATYETRAAVDPLTQRDKILLMARAYLGRGGDPRDPLASPIHADLSDLPPMLIHVGDHETILDDSRVFADRAHAAGVAVELTVWDRMIHQFQVFAGDIPEAQASIEAAGAFLHSRFAAPGQQPMPPETPSVSPVT; encoded by the coding sequence ATGACGGCGGAAGCGACACCGGTGGAACGCGTGAAGTCCCGCATCGCCGCAGTCTTCGGCCGCTGGTCACGCGAGACGACGATGGCCGAGATGCGCGCCGACTACGAGGCCATGCTGGCCGCACCTGCGGTCGAGGCCGGCCGGCCCTTCGCCATCGGCGCCATGCCGGCCGAATGGATCATTGCCGAAGGCGCCGATCCTGGGCGCGCCATCCTGTTCCTGCATGGCGGCGGCTATCAGATCGGTTCGGTGCGCTCGCATCGCGACCTGATGCGGCGACTGTCGCGCGCGGCGGGCGCGGCCGTGCTCGGCATCGACTACCGGCTCGCGCCCGAGAACCGGTTCCCGGCCGCGGTCGACGACGGCCTGGCCGCCTATCGCTGGCTGCTGGAGCAGGGCTTCGCCCCCGGCAGCATTGCGCTTGCCGGCGACTCGGCCGGTGGCGGCCTCGCGGTCGCCGTTCTGCTCAAGGCCCGCGCCGAAGGATTGGCCCTGCCGGCCGCCGCCGCCCTGTTCTCGCCCTGGACGGACATGGAGGCGAGCGGCGCGACCTACGAGACGCGCGCGGCCGTCGACCCGCTCACCCAGCGCGACAAGATCCTTCTGATGGCACGCGCCTATCTCGGCCGCGGCGGCGATCCGCGCGATCCGCTCGCCTCCCCCATCCATGCCGATCTCTCAGACTTGCCCCCGATGCTCATCCATGTCGGCGACCACGAGACGATCCTCGACGATTCCCGCGTCTTCGCCGACCGGGCCCACGCGGCGGGGGTTGCGGTCGAGCTCACGGTCTGGGACCGGATGATCCACCAGTTCCAGGTCTTCGCCGGCGACATCCCGGAGGCGCAGGCTTCGATCGAGGCTGCCGGGGCCTTTCTGCACAGCCGGTTTGCCGCGCCTGGTCAGCAGCCCATGCCGCCGGAAACGCCGAGCGTCTCGCCCGTGACATAG
- the fabG_21 gene encoding 3-oxoacyl-[acyl-carrier-protein] reductase FabG yields MTVAAFVERLRGQRALVTGGARGIGAAIGRRLAAEGAQVVIADRDGTAARELAREIGAAAMVLDLTDLDAVAGAIATADPFAILVNNAGADQHAFFTRTGPADWRRLIGINLETALACTHAVLPAMQAAGYGRIVTIASEAGRQGSKGGAVYAAAKGGLIAFSKSIARENARFGITANVVAPGPIRTPMLDAAVAGGGAGLREAMERATLLGRLGEPDEVAAAVAFLASREASYVTGETLGVSGGMGC; encoded by the coding sequence ATGACCGTCGCGGCCTTCGTGGAACGGCTGCGCGGCCAGCGGGCGCTGGTCACCGGCGGTGCCAGGGGCATCGGCGCGGCGATCGGGCGCCGCCTTGCCGCCGAGGGCGCGCAGGTGGTCATCGCCGATCGCGATGGCACGGCAGCGCGAGAGCTCGCCCGCGAGATCGGCGCGGCCGCCATGGTCCTCGACCTCACCGACCTCGACGCCGTCGCCGGGGCGATCGCCACGGCGGATCCGTTCGCCATCCTCGTCAACAATGCCGGCGCCGACCAGCATGCCTTCTTCACCCGGACCGGGCCGGCCGACTGGCGGCGCCTCATCGGGATCAATCTGGAAACGGCTCTCGCCTGCACCCATGCCGTGCTGCCGGCGATGCAGGCGGCCGGCTATGGCAGGATCGTCACCATCGCCTCCGAGGCCGGCCGGCAGGGGTCGAAGGGCGGCGCCGTCTATGCCGCGGCCAAGGGCGGGCTGATCGCGTTCTCGAAATCGATCGCCCGCGAGAATGCCCGCTTCGGCATCACCGCCAATGTCGTGGCACCCGGTCCGATCCGCACGCCCATGCTGGACGCGGCGGTCGCCGGCGGCGGCGCGGGCCTGCGCGAGGCGATGGAACGGGCCACCCTGCTCGGACGCCTCGGCGAACCGGACGAGGTCGCCGCGGCGGTCGCCTTCCTCGCCTCGCGCGAGGCGAGCTATGTCACGGGCGAGACGCTCGGCGTTTCCGGCGGCATGGGCTGCTGA